From Halomicrobium salinisoli, the proteins below share one genomic window:
- a CDS encoding 50S ribosomal protein L16: protein MSDKPASMYREIDKPAYTRREYITGIPGSKVAQHKMGNKEADPEDYPVQISLIVEEEVQIRHGSLEASRLSANRHLIKELGEGNYKMVLRKFPHQVIRENKQATGAGADRVSDGMRQAFGKIVGTAARIDKGERLFTAYCDVDQADAVKEAFRRAYNKITPPCRVKVERGEELLIA, encoded by the coding sequence ATGTCGGACAAGCCAGCCTCGATGTACCGGGAAATCGACAAGCCCGCGTACACCCGACGGGAGTACATCACGGGCATTCCCGGTTCCAAGGTCGCACAGCACAAGATGGGGAACAAGGAGGCCGACCCCGAGGACTACCCGGTCCAGATCAGCCTCATCGTCGAGGAGGAGGTCCAGATCCGCCACGGATCGCTGGAGGCCTCGCGCCTCTCGGCCAACCGCCACCTGATCAAGGAGCTCGGCGAGGGCAACTACAAGATGGTCCTCCGGAAGTTCCCCCACCAGGTCATCAGGGAGAACAAGCAGGCGACCGGCGCCGGCGCCGACCGTGTCTCCGACGGGATGCGGCAGGCCTTCGGGAAGATCGTCGGCACCGCCGCCCGGATCGACAAGGGCGAGCGCCTCTTCACGGCCTACTGCGACGTCGACCAGGCCGACGCCGTCAAGGAGGCGTTCCGCCGCGCGTACAACAAGATCACGCCCCCGTGCCGCGTCAAGGTCGAACGGGGAGAAGAGCTTCTGATTGCGTAA
- a CDS encoding cold-shock protein: MAQGEVDFFNDTGGYGFISTEDADDDVFFHMEDVGGPDLEEGQEVEFDIEQADKGPRATNLERL; the protein is encoded by the coding sequence ATGGCGCAAGGCGAAGTTGACTTCTTCAACGACACTGGCGGTTACGGTTTCATTTCGACTGAGGATGCGGACGACGACGTGTTCTTCCACATGGAAGACGTCGGTGGCCCGGACCTCGAAGAGGGACAGGAAGTGGAGTTCGACATCGAGCAGGCCGACAAGGGCCCCCGCGCGACCAACCTGGAGCGCCTCTAA
- a CDS encoding DUF429 domain-containing protein gives MADDVWVGAHYCGDRWLSMAFDRDGYASAAVHDGVGDVWFAHEDAERVVVDVPIGLPSEEANGDTGGDHAGRRRCDRLAREVLGERGDAIVAPPVREAARKRRYAVASRTHERRTGRELSRRAFELRDAVSVLDDLLEEFPDARDVLAPGHPELAFLAAADHPAEHDRDTAGGYAERLRALASIDRDAPPAVQSAAEAAAGSDVAVADVLDAALLAYTALPREGRLRSLPPDPPVDDRGLPRRLVYRSETPLTE, from the coding sequence ATGGCAGACGACGTCTGGGTCGGGGCCCACTACTGCGGCGACCGCTGGCTGTCGATGGCCTTCGACCGGGACGGGTACGCGTCCGCCGCGGTCCACGACGGCGTGGGCGACGTCTGGTTCGCGCACGAGGACGCCGAGCGCGTCGTCGTGGACGTGCCGATCGGACTCCCCTCGGAGGAGGCGAACGGCGACACCGGGGGCGACCACGCGGGCCGCCGTCGCTGCGACAGGCTGGCCCGGGAGGTGCTGGGCGAACGCGGCGACGCAATCGTCGCACCGCCCGTGCGAGAGGCCGCGCGGAAGCGCCGGTACGCCGTCGCCAGCCGGACCCACGAGCGCCGGACCGGCCGCGAGCTCTCGCGGCGCGCGTTCGAGCTGCGCGACGCCGTCAGCGTCCTCGACGACCTGCTGGAGGAGTTCCCCGACGCGCGAGACGTGCTGGCTCCCGGCCACCCGGAACTGGCCTTCCTGGCCGCCGCGGACCACCCCGCAGAGCACGACCGCGACACCGCCGGCGGCTACGCCGAGCGGCTGCGCGCGCTGGCGTCCATCGACCGCGACGCCCCGCCCGCGGTCCAGTCGGCCGCCGAGGCCGCTGCGGGGAGCGACGTGGCCGTCGCCGACGTCCTCGACGCGGCGCTGCTCGCCTACACCGCGCTTCCCAGGGAGGGCCGCCTGCGGTCGCTCCCGCCGGACCCGCCCGTCGACGACCGTGGTCTGCCCAGGCGGCTCGTCTACCGCTCGGAGACGCCCCTCACGGAGTGA
- a CDS encoding aldo/keto reductase, giving the protein MPIDIPRLGLGTYSDDDREQWTDNVRTALDVGYRMIDTAQVYENETYVGEGLRQSGVDREDVFLATKTVHHDVPPSAEEVPEAIDGCLDRLGVDAVDLLYVHWPSGIYEPEAVLPAFDEAYEQGKTRHVGLSNFTPELIDEAMAVLDAPLSVHQAEMHPLLPQEDLVAHAQEHDYWFVAYSPLAQGEVFEEPVIQEVAEKHGASPAQVSLAWLLDKDNVAAIPKASSREHMAANLAARDLELDREDVERIDAIDREHRCIDAGHGPWNW; this is encoded by the coding sequence ATGCCGATCGATATCCCGCGACTCGGGCTCGGGACGTACTCCGACGACGACCGCGAGCAGTGGACCGACAACGTCCGCACCGCGCTCGACGTCGGCTACCGGATGATCGACACCGCCCAGGTCTACGAGAACGAGACCTACGTCGGCGAGGGGCTCCGCCAGTCCGGCGTCGACCGCGAGGACGTCTTCCTGGCGACGAAGACCGTCCACCACGACGTCCCGCCCAGCGCCGAGGAGGTGCCGGAGGCCATCGACGGCTGCCTGGACCGGCTCGGCGTCGACGCGGTCGACCTCCTGTACGTCCACTGGCCCTCGGGCATCTACGAGCCCGAGGCCGTCCTGCCCGCCTTCGACGAGGCCTACGAGCAGGGCAAGACCCGTCACGTCGGGCTCTCGAACTTCACGCCGGAGCTGATCGACGAGGCGATGGCCGTCCTCGACGCGCCGCTTTCGGTCCACCAGGCCGAGATGCACCCGCTGCTCCCCCAGGAGGACCTGGTGGCCCACGCCCAGGAGCACGACTACTGGTTCGTCGCCTACTCCCCGCTGGCCCAGGGCGAGGTCTTCGAGGAGCCTGTCATTCAAGAGGTCGCCGAGAAGCACGGCGCCAGCCCCGCCCAGGTCAGCCTCGCGTGGCTGCTGGACAAGGACAACGTCGCCGCCATCCCCAAGGCCAGCAGCCGCGAACACATGGCAGCGAACCTCGCCGCTCGCGACCTGGAACTGGACCGGGAGGACGTCGAGCGCATCGACGCCATCGACCGCGAGCACCGCTGTATCGACGCCGGCCACGGCCCCTGGAACTGGTGA
- a CDS encoding glutathione S-transferase family protein, with the protein MNMLVDGEWRTDAYELTNEDGEFERGTTSFRDRIEDDPDARFQAEAGRYHLYVSYACPWAHRTLITRAIKGLEDAISVNVVDPYRDDDGWQFTPDKEGCTEDTVNGADYLREVYQAADPDMTGRVTVPVLWDTEEETIVNNESEEVMRMLDTEMGAVAERDVDLYPEGYQDEVDRIIDDIYEPINNGVYRTGFADSQEAYDRAVTELFDALDHWDDVLADQRYLAGDRLTEADIAMFTTLVRFDEVYHTHFMCNHQFIREYDNLWPYLRDLYQTPGFGETVNMDHIKEHYYTTHPDVSPKRIVPMGPDPDFEATHDRDDLPGGPPEALLELA; encoded by the coding sequence ATGAACATGCTCGTGGACGGCGAGTGGCGAACGGACGCGTACGAACTCACCAACGAGGACGGTGAGTTCGAACGGGGAACGACGAGCTTCCGGGATCGAATCGAGGACGACCCGGATGCCCGCTTCCAGGCCGAGGCCGGCCGCTATCACCTCTACGTCTCCTACGCCTGCCCGTGGGCCCACCGGACGCTGATCACGCGGGCGATCAAGGGACTCGAGGACGCGATCAGCGTGAACGTCGTCGACCCCTACCGCGACGACGACGGCTGGCAGTTCACCCCCGACAAGGAGGGCTGCACCGAGGACACCGTCAACGGCGCCGACTACCTGCGCGAGGTGTACCAGGCGGCCGACCCCGATATGACCGGCCGCGTCACCGTGCCAGTGCTGTGGGACACGGAAGAGGAGACCATCGTCAACAACGAGTCCGAGGAAGTCATGCGGATGCTGGACACCGAGATGGGCGCGGTGGCCGAGCGCGACGTGGACCTCTACCCGGAGGGGTACCAGGACGAGGTCGACCGGATCATCGACGACATCTACGAGCCGATCAACAACGGGGTCTACCGGACCGGCTTCGCGGACTCGCAGGAGGCCTACGACCGCGCCGTCACGGAGCTGTTCGACGCGCTCGACCACTGGGACGACGTGCTGGCCGACCAGCGCTACCTCGCCGGCGACCGCCTCACCGAGGCGGACATCGCGATGTTCACCACGCTGGTGCGCTTCGACGAGGTCTACCACACGCACTTCATGTGCAACCACCAGTTTATCCGGGAGTACGACAACCTCTGGCCGTACCTCCGTGACCTCTACCAGACGCCCGGCTTCGGCGAGACGGTGAACATGGACCACATCAAGGAGCACTACTACACGACCCACCCCGACGTGAGTCCCAAGCGGATCGTCCCGATGGGACCGGACCCGGACTTCGAGGCGACCCACGACCGCGACGACCTCCCCGGCGGGCCGCCCGAGGCGCTACTCGAACTGGCCTGA
- a CDS encoding histidine kinase has translation MSSGSERPRESVAIPAAFRSRLHWLRGAVAGAVAAAVMAAAIGLGDLSVLRDAIAGLYLQAGNLVAGVLVHVLHGALFGVVFAVVLSDPTLSRVSNSLAKTVVAGVVYGLVLAVVGAGVVMPMWLDAVGNEAGPSIPNLSVPLLLWHLVFGVVLGAAYAGLAAEESA, from the coding sequence ATGTCGAGCGGCTCGGAGCGGCCCCGGGAGTCCGTCGCGATCCCCGCCGCGTTCCGATCTCGGTTGCACTGGCTGCGCGGCGCGGTGGCCGGGGCCGTCGCGGCGGCGGTCATGGCCGCGGCCATCGGGCTCGGTGACCTCTCCGTCCTCCGGGACGCGATCGCCGGCCTGTACCTGCAGGCGGGCAACCTCGTCGCGGGCGTGCTCGTGCACGTCCTCCACGGCGCGCTGTTCGGCGTCGTCTTCGCCGTCGTGCTCTCCGATCCGACGCTGTCACGGGTCTCGAACTCGCTGGCGAAGACCGTCGTCGCCGGCGTGGTCTACGGGCTCGTCCTCGCGGTGGTCGGGGCCGGCGTCGTCATGCCGATGTGGCTCGACGCCGTCGGCAACGAGGCGGGCCCGTCGATTCCGAACCTCTCGGTGCCGCTGCTCCTCTGGCACCTCGTGTTCGGCGTCGTCCTCGGCGCGGCCTACGCGGGGCTGGCCGCCGAGGAGTCCGCGTAG
- a CDS encoding zinc ribbon domain-containing protein: MSEPSASSDRDPGPDEAYCRNCGSIISERAEICPDCGVRQRPPPQSSIESTVDSALEGGNPVVAAILSALFPGLGQIYNRELMRGIAFIVGALLAMGSTMFLVGFLLYPAIWVYAIYDAYVRAERGPDRRRADDAGRRDRGSGARDERDTTSGDWDE, translated from the coding sequence ATGTCAGAGCCATCCGCGTCGTCCGACCGCGACCCCGGTCCCGACGAGGCGTACTGTCGGAACTGCGGGTCGATCATCAGCGAGCGGGCCGAGATCTGTCCGGACTGTGGCGTCCGCCAGCGGCCGCCGCCGCAGTCCTCGATCGAGTCGACCGTCGACTCGGCGCTCGAGGGCGGCAATCCCGTCGTCGCGGCGATCCTCTCCGCGCTGTTCCCGGGGTTAGGACAGATATACAACCGGGAGCTGATGCGGGGCATCGCGTTCATCGTCGGTGCGCTGCTCGCGATGGGGTCGACGATGTTCCTCGTCGGCTTCCTGCTGTACCCCGCGATCTGGGTGTACGCGATCTACGACGCGTACGTCCGCGCCGAGCGCGGCCCCGACCGGCGCCGCGCGGACGACGCCGGACGGCGGGACAGGGGGTCCGGGGCGCGCGACGAGCGGGACACGACGAGCGGGGACTGGGACGAGTAG
- a CDS encoding cold-shock protein, giving the protein MASGKVDFFNDTGGYGFIETEDADDDVFFHMEDVGGPDLEEGQEVEFDIEQADKGPRASNLTRL; this is encoded by the coding sequence ATGGCATCCGGTAAGGTCGACTTCTTCAACGACACGGGCGGTTACGGCTTCATCGAAACCGAGGACGCGGACGACGACGTGTTCTTCCACATGGAAGACGTCGGCGGCCCCGACCTCGAGGAAGGCCAGGAAGTGGAGTTCGACATCGAGCAGGCCGACAAGGGCCCGCGCGCGTCGAACCTCACCCGACTGTAA
- a CDS encoding cold-shock protein, whose amino-acid sequence MASGSVDFFNDTGGYGFIETEDADDDVFFHMEDVGGPDLEEGQDVEFDIEQADKGPRATNLERL is encoded by the coding sequence ATGGCCTCCGGATCTGTCGACTTCTTCAACGACACGGGCGGTTACGGCTTCATCGAGACCGAGGACGCTGACGACGATGTCTTCTTCCACATGGAAGACGTCGGCGGTCCCGACCTGGAAGAAGGTCAGGACGTCGAGTTCGACATCGAGCAGGCGGACAAAGGTCCCCGAGCGACCAACCTGGAGCGTCTCTAA
- a CDS encoding ATP-grasp domain-containing protein has product MLRLAVATDADTFERMREPLGERGIEVDYVETSERPVPLDGSAFGEYDVGFVFPPRLAEGGVADALLDVPWVNGREEILRSRHKGEALARLRRAGVPTPETVVVSNPVDEADLREAFDRFDPPVVVKPNATTRGVGVAKAADPDSFLGVCDYLDLVHDYRATGDQSFLVQEFLPDARDYRAMVLNGEYVGAVERRLPEDALEAGRWKHNVHRGAEAIGVDLDPDLRRLAEQTAAALDVDVLGVDLLVTDDRAVVNETNARPTIDSATKYEDGFWDRLATLIRETAERRASGNADGREY; this is encoded by the coding sequence ATGCTCCGGCTGGCGGTGGCGACCGACGCGGACACATTCGAGCGGATGCGCGAGCCGCTGGGCGAGCGCGGCATCGAGGTCGACTACGTCGAGACCTCGGAGCGGCCGGTCCCGCTGGACGGGTCGGCCTTCGGCGAGTACGACGTCGGGTTCGTGTTCCCGCCGCGGCTGGCGGAGGGCGGCGTGGCCGACGCGCTGCTCGACGTCCCCTGGGTGAACGGCCGCGAGGAGATTCTGCGCTCCCGGCACAAGGGCGAGGCGCTGGCCCGCCTGCGGCGGGCGGGCGTCCCGACGCCGGAGACGGTGGTCGTCTCGAACCCCGTCGACGAGGCCGACCTGCGAGAGGCCTTCGACCGGTTCGACCCGCCGGTCGTGGTCAAGCCAAACGCGACGACGCGGGGCGTCGGCGTCGCGAAGGCCGCCGATCCGGACTCCTTCCTCGGCGTCTGCGACTACCTCGACCTGGTCCACGACTACCGGGCCACGGGCGACCAGTCCTTCCTCGTCCAGGAGTTCCTCCCGGACGCGCGCGACTACCGCGCGATGGTACTGAACGGGGAGTACGTCGGTGCGGTCGAACGCCGCCTCCCCGAGGACGCCCTCGAGGCGGGCCGGTGGAAGCACAACGTCCACCGCGGCGCCGAGGCGATCGGCGTCGACCTCGACCCCGACCTGCGACGCCTCGCAGAGCAGACCGCTGCGGCGCTCGACGTCGACGTCCTCGGCGTCGACCTGCTCGTCACCGACGACCGCGCGGTGGTCAACGAGACCAACGCGCGCCCGACCATCGACAGCGCGACGAAGTACGAGGACGGATTCTGGGATCGTTTGGCGACGCTGATCCGCGAGACGGCGGAGCGGCGAGCCTCGGGCAACGCCGACGGTCGGGAATACTGA